The following are encoded together in the Montipora capricornis isolate CH-2021 chromosome 5, ASM3666992v2, whole genome shotgun sequence genome:
- the LOC138049252 gene encoding uncharacterized protein, which yields MQDIGLHWNQKKCSVVHVKRGAQVLDESGMRMDETTTITDLGEGKHYKFLGVLENVRQDERLALACAAKEYLRRISIIWSSPLSDCNRVQATNQYALPVLRYLMWTQHWSLSELRGVDRAARKIIVENGGKHPASLTSLLYLPREKGGRGLQSVEHEYKITKIKSLLKLYQNSDQTVGAVREFEEHAMASGHQSLVKDTTSEAFWDIPIYAEHNEVRANRIDARLVSHERKEVYTIEMSCPWIESRAKKDEEKTLKYGPMMWELKQRYNGYRVEQYNIIIDVLGGYSKHLEKSVRKLIGARARAVLERMQKSVISNTLNIARTFKINT from the coding sequence ATGCAGGATATTGGCCTTCACTGGAATCAGAAAAAGTGCTCAGTGGTACACGTGAAGAGAGGAGCCCAAGTGTTAGACGAGTCTGGTATGAGGATGGACGAGACAACTACCATCACGGATCTTGGGGAGGGAAAACACTACAAGTTCCTGGGGGTTCTGGAGAACGTTCGGCAGGATGAACGGCTGGCTTTAGCGTGTGCAGCTAAAGAATATCTACGCAGGATATCTATTATATGGTCCAGCCCCCTATCTGATTGTAACCGTGTACAGGCAACTAATCAGTATGCACTCCCGGTGCTGCGGTATTTAATGTGGACACAACATTGGTCTCTATCAGAGTTAAGAGGTGTGGATAGAGCAGCTCGGAAGATCATAGTTGAGAACGGTGGCAAGCACCCAGCTAGCCTAACCTCTTTGTTATACCTACCGAGGGAGAAAGGGGGTAGAGGCCTGCAATCAGTCGAACACGAGTATAAGATCACCAAAATCAAATCGCTACTGAAATTGTATCAGAATTCGGATCAGACTGTGGGAGCAGTTAGAGAATTTGAAGAACACGCCATGGCATCAGGTCACCAGTCGCTTGTAAAGGACACCACGAGTGAAGCGTTTTGGGATATTCCCATCTATGCAGAGCACAACGAAGTAAGAGCAAATCGGATAGACGCGCGTCTTGTCAGCCACGAGAGGAAAGAAGTTTACACAATTgaaatgagctgcccatggATTGAGAGTAGAGCCAAGAAAGATGAGGAAAAGACGCTCAAGTATGGTCCCATGATGTGGGAGCTGAAGCAGAGATACAATGGTTACAGGGTTGAACAGTACAACATAATAATTGACGTATTGGGTGGTTATTCTAAACACCTAGAGAAGTCGGTGAGGAAGCTAATAGGAGCGAGAGCACGGGCTGTACTTGAGCGGATGCAGAAGTCGGTCAtctcaaacactttgaacattgcCAGAACATTTAAGATAAATACTTAG
- the LOC138049250 gene encoding uncharacterized protein, which yields MKPVVCVEVITTDDFYSGIPMRHIDHHQCCGMHQEPTGSAIIWCDQTVDIGYWMEAVDAFFGIFSAILSLFLPALPLALPDCVFSLRAECEKEKRLEEQNNNTGTPGDHQNICGTTDEPDNPSADELSLRNRHSSYPQQISDSDHDASNPRENISEQIEVESETIPVDDSSPMNLSTLLNGCVQKLPDIEMSFNIKLAILLLCICPGVLYVHIGVQRTVKTMYVNEMIKKDVAHLPVSGLSVLVIIILFISVLILRPRDFIFEKVITCVLCRKKSDRLSVGDKIRCHLKTLNHHLWEYIHCFGDVVVCDKCICPNSCRNMRQKSQLLRHLDQVTVACGKYVCPNSCRKMRQKSQLLQLICNFGDVVTVCSKCICLYAYRKRRQKSRLIQLICVLLLLISFPTALLLRILFGAICFVVLLFVSVVEVISFSPLMTILTFLLTKVIIYYLALDRSRPVSGLFAGSLAFLYVCFFGSTLYVGYSMITFSTLFINNVLGYTIMGLVLNVDIVTPYVAFFVVLTTNLYLCYSNMQSKYKKVKKMIWKRKEDLQVNSRHIKNTIQVQLYWQVCDKVLPIKTEICVMFRNMGLVLLFLFLVAYSIAFFGREYDVSFVTSTVYVFFSGAIPPLVLRRLTNSDKIIGWTKIKMERQIGIVVEEYRDSSDAGVVTQSPV from the coding sequence ATGAAACCCGTGGTTTGTGTTGAAGTCATAACGACTGACGATTTCTATTCCGGTATACCTATGCGTCATATTGACCATCATCAGTGCTGTGGTATGCATCAAGAACCCACTGGATCCGCTATAATTTGGTGCGATCAAACTGTTGACATTGGCTACTGGATGGAGGCTGTCGAtgccttctttggtatcttttcGGCGATTTTGTCTCTTTTTCTTCCTGCACTTCCTCTAGCATTGCCAGACTGTGTTTTTAGTCTGCGAGCCGAGTGTGAAAAGGAAAAGCGGTTAgaagaacagaacaacaacactGGGACGCCAGGAGATCATCAGAACATCTGTGGAACAACAGATGAACCGGACAACCCAAGCGCAGACGAACTAAGCTTGAGAAACAGACATAGCTCGTATCCTCAACAGATATCGGACAGTGACCACGACGCATCAAATCCTAGGGAAAATATATCGGAGCAAATCGAGGTGGAGAGCGAAACCATTCCTGTAGATGATTCAAGTCCAATGAATCTTTCAACTCTTTTAAATGGATGTGTTCAGAAATTGCCAGATATAGAGATGTCATTTAATATCAAATTAGCTATTTTGTTACTTTGCATTTGTCCTGGTGTCCTTTACGTTCATATTGGAGTTCAGAGAACTGTCAAAACGATGTATGTTAATGAAATGATTAAGAAAGATGTAGCTCATCTGCCTGTATCGGGGCTGTCTGTATTGGTGatcataatattatttatatCTGTATTGATTTTAAGGCCGAGGGATTTTATCTTCGAAAAGGTGATTACTTGTGTGCTTTGTAGAAAGAAGTCAGATCGGCTTTCGGTTGGAGATAAAATACGATGTCATTTGAAAACATTGAATCACCACCTGTGGGAGTATATCCATTGTTTTGGAGACGTAGTTGTTTGTGATAAATGTATTTGTCCGAATTCATGCAGAAATATGCGACAGAAATCACAATTACTACGACATTTAGACCAAGTAACTGTTGCTTGTGGTAAATATGTTTGTCCGAATTCATGCAGAAAGATGCGACAGAAATCACAATTACTACAATTAATCTGTAATTTTGGAGACGTAGTAACTGTTTGTAGTAAATGCATTTGTTTGTATGCATACAGAAAGAGGCGACAGAAATCACGATTGATACAATTAATTTGCGTTTTGttgcttttaatttctttccCAACCGCATTACTTTTGCGTATTCTGTTTGGGGCGATATGTTTCGTCGTTTTACTTTTCGTTTCGGTTGTTGAAGTGATTTCGTTTTCACCCTTGATGACGATCTTGACTTTTTTACTAACAAAGGTTATAATCTATTATTTAGCTCTTGATCGCAGCAGACCCGTTTCGGGGCTTTTTGCCGGTTCCCTGGCGTTTTTGtatgtttgtttctttggcaGTACGTTATATGTTGGTTATTCTATGATCACATTTTCTACCCTCTTTATCAACAATGTTCTAGGATATACAATAATGGGATTAGTTCTCAACGTTGACATTGTAACACCCTATGTAGCTTTCTTCGTCGTACTCACAACAAATCTTTATCTTTGTTATTCTAATATGCAGAGCAAATATAAGAAAGTCAAGAAAATGATTTGGAAACGGAAGGAAGACCTACAAGTAAACAGCAGACACATTAAGAATACAATTCAAGTACAGTTATATTGGCAAGTCTGTGACAAGGTTTTGCCCATAAAAACTGAAATCTGCGTGATGTTTCGCAATATGGGTttggttttattatttttatttttagtagCCTATTCCATTGCTTTCTTTGGAAGGGAGTATGATGTTTCTTTCGTGACCTCGACCGTGTATGTGTTTTTCTCTGGAGCAATTCCACCGTTGGTTTTAAGAAGACTGACAAATAGCGACAAAATTATTGGctggacaaaaataaaaatggaaCGCCAGATTGGAATAGTAGTCGAAGAATATAGAGACAGTAGTGACGCAGGTGTCGTAACGCAAAGCCCAGTTTAG
- the LOC138049249 gene encoding uncharacterized protein — MARKAFFAFLVLFSFAFCEAKAENCSEVQCKIFSVGEDLPSEFRNKASEKGVRLVYINLMIGNATYDPLDLPDEFLPHRWVWANTVKEPMLTLPDDYDILSIGLLNNQVRSMNVKLEDQPSGCLANLNSTCQNMAVGRMLLENVTIESTGEKVQKKPVVCVEVIKDIKTEDTNIRDIDYQCCGMHLGPTGRFASIRCDQTVDIGSWMEALNTFFGIFSGILSLFLPALPLALPDWVFSLRAECEKEKRLEEQNNNTETPGDHQNSNDQNIRNINGTTDEPDNPSADELSLINGHSSYQQISDSDHDASNPRENISEQIEEESETIPVDDSSPMNLSTLLNGCVQKLPDMEMSFNIKLAIMLLCICPSVLYVQIGLYGTVKKITNIRKSRK, encoded by the exons ATGGCTCGCAAAGCGTTTTTCGCTTTCTTAGTTCTGTTTTCGTTCGCTTTTTGCGAAGCCAAAGCGGAGAACTGCAGCGAGGTGCAATGCAAGATTTTTTCAGTTGGAGAAGATTTACCGTCTGAATTTCGAAACAAAGCTTCCGAGAAGGGTGTGAGATTGGTTTACATAAACTTGATGATTGGGAATGCGACCTACGATCCACTAGATTTGCCAGACGAGTTTCTTCCTCACAGATGGGTATGGGCTAACACGGTCAAGGAACCCATGTTAACTTTGCCCGACGACTACGATATTCTATCCATCGGTCTTCTAAATAATCAAGTTAGAAGCATGAACGTGAAGTTGGAAGATCAACCGAGTGGATGCCTTGCTAACTTAAATTCAACATGTCAGAACATGGCCGTTGGAAGAATGTTGTTAGAAAATGTAACAATTGAGAGCACCGGTGAAAAAGTACAAAAGAAACCGGTGGTTTGTGTTGAAGTCATAAAGGACATAAAGACTGAAGATACCAATATACGTGATATTGACTATCAGTGTTGTGGTATGCATTTAGGACCAACTGGCCGATTCGCTTCGATCCGGTGCGATCAAACTGTTGACATTGGCAGCTGGATGGAAGCACTCAAtaccttctttggtatcttttcGGGCATTTTGTCTCTTTTTCTTCCTGCACTTCCTCTAGCATTGCCTGACTGGGTTTTTAGTCTGCGAGCCGAGTGTGAAAAGGAAAAGCGGTTAgaagaacagaacaacaacactGAGACGCCAGGAGATCATCAGAACAGTAACGATCAGAACATTAGGAACATTAATGGAACAACAGATGAACCGGACAACCCCAGCGCAGACGAACTAAGCTTGATAAACGGACATAGCTCGTATCAACAGATATCGGACAGTGACCACGACGCATCAAATCCTAGGGAAAATATATCGGAGCAAATCGAGGAGGAGAGCGAAACCATTCCTGTAGATGATTCAAGTCCAATGAATCTTTCAACTCTGTTAAATGGATGTGTTCAGAAATTGCCAGATATGGAGATGTCATTTAATATCAAATTAGCTATTATGTTACTTTGCATTTGTCCTAGTGTCCTTTACGTTCAAATTGGACTTTATGGAACCGTCAAAAAGAT AACAAATATAAGGAAGTCaagaaaatga